A DNA window from Arachis duranensis cultivar V14167 chromosome 3, aradu.V14167.gnm2.J7QH, whole genome shotgun sequence contains the following coding sequences:
- the LOC107480766 gene encoding triose phosphate/phosphate translocator, chloroplastic, giving the protein MESRVLSRAATSLPHLRRLPRRESAANASFVPAVKATGSVADGGNLIWGRQLRPELLSPVLKKEGPAVLLRPCLAAASSPAEGSDSAGEAKVGFFDKYPALVTGFFFFMWYFLNVIFNILNKKIYNYFPYPYFVSVIHLFVGVVYCLVSWTVGLPKRAPMDSNLLKLLIPVAVCHALGHVTSNVSFAAVAVSFTHTIKALEPFFNAAASQFILGQSIPITLWLSLAPVVIGVSMASLTELSFNWTGFISAMISNISFTYRSIYSKKAMTDMDSTNIYAYISIIALIVCIPPAVILEGPALMKHGFNDAIAKVGLVKFVSDLFWVGMFYHLYNQVATNTLERVAPLTHAVGNVLKRVFVIGFSIIVFGNKISTQTGIGTCIAIAGVALYSFIKARMEEEKRQAKAA; this is encoded by the exons ATGGAGTCGCGAGTGTTGTCACGTGCCGCCACCTCCCTCCCTCACCTCCGCAGGCTACCGCGCCGTGAATCCGCCGCCAATGCATCCTTTGTGCCAGCTGTGAAGGCGACCGGCTCCGTGGCTGACGGTGGGAACCTCATATGGGGGAGACAGCTGCGCCCGGAGCTGTTGTCGCCGGTGCTGAAGAAAGAGGGGCCTGCCGTGCTTCTTCGGCCGTGTCTGGCCGCCGCCTCCTCGCCGGCCGAGGGGAGTGATTCCGCCGG GGAAGCGAAGGTTGGGTTCTTCGACAAGTACCCAGCACTTGTAACCgggtttttcttcttcatgtg GTACTTCTTGAATGTGATTTTCAACATCCTCAACAAGAAGATCTACAATTACTTCCCCTACCCATA CTTCGTGTCGGTTATTCATTTGTTCGTGGGTGTGGTGTACTGTTTGGTGAGCTGGACCGTGGGCCTTCCTAAGCGCGCT CCTATGGACTCGAACCTGCTCAAGTTGTTGATCCCTGTGGCCGTGTGTCACGCATTAGGCCACGTTACCAGCAATGTCTCATTTGCAGCGGTGGCTGTTTCGTTCACACATACCATTAAAG CTCTTGAGCCATTCTTCAATGCTGCTGCTTCACAGTTCATACTTGGCCAATCAATACCAATTACTCTCTGGCTCTCACTGGCTCCCGTTGTTATTG GTGTGTCAATGGCGTCATTGACCGAACTCTCATTCAACTGGACCGGATTCATCAGTGCAATGATTTCAAACATTTCCTTTACATACCGGAGTATCTATTCCAAGAAAGCCATG ACTGATATGGACAGTACTAATATCTACGCCTACATTTCCATCATTGCTCTAATTGTCTGCATACCACCCGCTGTTATT CTGGAAGGGCCTGCACTGATGAAGCATGGATTCAATGATGCAATTGCTAAAGTAGGATTGGTCAAGTTCGTCTCAGACCTCTTCTGGGTTGGTATGTTTTATCACCTCTACAATCAG GTGGCCACCAACACACTGGAGAGAGTGGCACCTCTCACTCATGCAGTTGGCAACGTACTCAAACGTGTATTTGTTATTGGATTTTCAATCATTGTCTTTG GTAACAAGATTTCAACCCAAACTGGCATAGGAACATGCATTGCAATTGCTGGAGTTGCACTCTACTCGTTCATCAAAGCCAGGATGGAGGAAGAGAAGAGA CAAGCAAAAGCAGCATAA